In Bacteroidota bacterium, the genomic window TAATTATTGTGCGATATTCTAAATTTCGTGACTATGAAGAGCCTTTCAATAATACTAATAATTCTGTTATCCGGCATCCCGGGGGCATTAAATTTATACCAGGCCGGCGACATCAAGCAGGAGGTCGCTGCAGCCATACGTTCCGGTGATGCAGCCCGGCTTTCCGGCTATTTCGATAAAACGGTGAACATCACCCTTCCGTCAGTTGAGGGCACCTACAGCAAGTCGCAGGCTGAGCTGATCCTCAAGGACTTCTTCGCGAAAAATCCTCCGGTGTCATTTGTCATCGACCACGAAGGGGCTTCCGATTCAGGCTCCCAGTATTTTATCGGCACCTATAAATCAGCATCCTCCACCTTCAGAGCCTATATTCTGATAAAAAAGCTCTCCGGCACATTATATTTACAGCAACTGCAGTTTGACGCTGAATGAACAAACCATGACCGTCGACGACCTCATCAGCCTGGCATTACAGGAAGATATCGGAGAGGCTGATCATACCAGCCTGGCGACGATACCATCATCGGCGCGGAAAAAAGCCCGTTTGCTCATCAAAGAGGCAGGGATACTGGCAGGCGTTGATATAGCCAGGAAAGTCTTTATGAAAGTCGATCCCGATGTTGACTTCAATGTTGCAATGCCGGATGGCACCATTATTAAAAAGGGCGACATAGCCTTTACCATTGAGGGCCAAGCTATTGCCATACTGTCGGCAGAGCGGCTGGCATTGAATTTCCTGCAGCGCCTGAGCGGCATAGCCACATATACATACAAGGTTGTTGCACAGTTGCAGGGACTGCACACCAGGGTGCTGGATACGCGTAAAACGACGCCACTGTGGCGCGAGCTGGAGAAATATGCCGTCAGGACCGGTGGTGGGTATAACCACCGCGCAGGCCTGTACGACATGATCCTCATCAAGGATAACCACATCGATTTTGCCGGCGGAATCACCAACTCAATTCAGAGTACACGGCAATACCTGGCCAGGAATAAGATGGAGCTTAAAATTGAGATAGAGGTCCGTGACTTTGCTGAACTCAATGAAGTCCTCGCTGCCGGCGGCATTCACCGTATTATGCTGGATAATTTCTCCCCTGTGGAGCTTAAAAAAGCCGTCGGCATGATACAGGGCCGCTATGAAACAGAAGCATCAGGCAGCATACGGCTCGAAAATATCAGGGAATACGCTGAAACAGGTGTCGACTTCATCTCCGTCGGCGCCCTCACTCACCAGATTAAAAGCCTCGACATGTCGCTTGAAGCTGTTCCGTGAATTCCTCCGTGGTTAATATAATTTTGTATCTACACAGAAATGCGTACTTTCAGGGTAACGAAGGTGAATAACTCCGTGCTTTAGCACGGGGAAATGAATAACTCCGTGCTTTAGCACGGTGTCAAGAAGACAACACCAAACCGGGCTTTAGCCCAAAACCTTGTTTACGATATGGCATATGTGAAAATCTGTGTTCAAGCGTTTGTTTCGGGCTAAAGCCCACGTCATAGTTGGCTTTGAACCCCAGGACTGAAGTCCTGGGCCATTTAAATCACGAATTCTAATCCCAGGTACGCATTATTGTGATGACCCCTAATTTTATTGTAGTTTTGTATAAATTTGTACAACAAACAACTCTATCAGGATGGATAATCTCAATGGGAACATCGTCATCATCGGCGCCGGCTCTATCGGTACAGCACTGGGCCAGGTGCTGGCATCAAAAGAAGAATTGGATGTCCATCTCCTAACCATCGAAAAAGAGGTAGCCGCATCCATCAACAGCACACACCTGAACAACAAGTATTTCCCCAATATCCGCCTTCATACCGCTCTGAAAGCCAGCACCAGCGAAGAGATACTCAGCCGGGCCGGGATCATTTTTTTAGCCATCCCCTCTGTGGTAGTGGTTGACTATCTCCGGCAGCTAAAGTCCAGGCTTCCCTCCCAGGCTCTTCTGGTCAACATGGCCAAAGGATTCTGCAAGGAAAACAGGATCATCTCCGAATGTCTGGGTGAGAAATTTAAAAATCCCGTTTGCGCGATGAAAGGGCCGACATTCGCACGCGAGATCATTAACAATTCACCGACAGGATTCACATTGGCTACCGAACACCAGGATCTTTTCAGGATCTTTTCGGACCTATTCGCGGGAACAAATATTTTCCTGGATTTTTCCACCGACCTCCGGGGCGTGGAGCTGCTGAGTATATTTAAGAACGTCTACGCCATCATCATCGGCATCGTCGACGCTCACTTTAACTCCACCAATCTGCGTTTTCTGGTCCTCACACGAGCTTTCAATGAGATGAGGGAACTTCTCCTGCTCTTTGGTGGACGTGAAGAAACTATGTTCAATTACTGCGGGTATGGCGACTTCAGCCTCACCGCACTCAATGACCTGAGCCGCAACCGCACACTGGGCCTGCTCATTGGGAAAGGTTTCTTCACCGAAAATATTTCGGATAAAGTCGTGCTCGAAGGGTGCATCGCACTGAATGTCATCATTGAAAAAATTCTGGCCCACAAACGGTCTGTTGACGAATTCCCCATGATAGGCGAACTGCATAAGGTCTTTAACCAGGATTACCCACTCTCACACTTTGTCAATAATATCCTCGACAAGGAACGGACGCTATATATTGATTTTTAATTCTTTTTAAAAGTTCCTTTCAGTATTTTAATTGTTTTGTGAAAATTCTGATTCATCTCTTCCGATAGCCTGAGTCCCAGAATCAGCATTATGTATATCACAGCGACAAGAGAGCTTCTGATAATTATATCCAGAATAAAATGATGCATCTCTGGAATTAAGTACCCGATAAAATAAGCTAATCCCCCGATAAGAAGAATTACCAGAAATTTATAATTATAAGGAAACATTTTGAATTTCACGTACACAAATAGGACAGCCAATGAATCGACAATTAATTTTGAGAGAGCGGATGCAATGGCCGAACCGACAATTCCATATATTGGTATGAGGATCAGATTTGTAATAATGACTAATAACACCCATACAATCATATATAACGCGCCTACTTTATAATATCTTGAATTTGCCACCAGGGTCGTATTAACGCCAATGACCATATCAAAAAGGAAGGATATTCCTATATAAAGGATGACATAACGACCTGATTCATATACCGGTGGCAGGATTTTAAAGATATTGTCAATATTTACCCAAAGGCCGATCAATAGCAACAACCCAATGATCATCTGATTCAGGCAGCTCTTATAATAAAGATCATTTAATTTGACAGTATCGTTCTTTCTCCAGGCATCTGCTATCACAGCAGAAG contains:
- a CDS encoding DUF4783 domain-containing protein, which produces MKSLSIILIILLSGIPGALNLYQAGDIKQEVAAAIRSGDAARLSGYFDKTVNITLPSVEGTYSKSQAELILKDFFAKNPPVSFVIDHEGASDSGSQYFIGTYKSASSTFRAYILIKKLSGTLYLQQLQFDAE
- the nadC gene encoding carboxylating nicotinate-nucleotide diphosphorylase; translation: MNEQTMTVDDLISLALQEDIGEADHTSLATIPSSARKKARLLIKEAGILAGVDIARKVFMKVDPDVDFNVAMPDGTIIKKGDIAFTIEGQAIAILSAERLALNFLQRLSGIATYTYKVVAQLQGLHTRVLDTRKTTPLWRELEKYAVRTGGGYNHRAGLYDMILIKDNHIDFAGGITNSIQSTRQYLARNKMELKIEIEVRDFAELNEVLAAGGIHRIMLDNFSPVELKKAVGMIQGRYETEASGSIRLENIREYAETGVDFISVGALTHQIKSLDMSLEAVP
- a CDS encoding NAD(P)-binding domain-containing protein; translation: MDNLNGNIVIIGAGSIGTALGQVLASKEELDVHLLTIEKEVAASINSTHLNNKYFPNIRLHTALKASTSEEILSRAGIIFLAIPSVVVVDYLRQLKSRLPSQALLVNMAKGFCKENRIISECLGEKFKNPVCAMKGPTFAREIINNSPTGFTLATEHQDLFRIFSDLFAGTNIFLDFSTDLRGVELLSIFKNVYAIIIGIVDAHFNSTNLRFLVLTRAFNEMRELLLLFGGREETMFNYCGYGDFSLTALNDLSRNRTLGLLIGKGFFTENISDKVVLEGCIALNVIIEKILAHKRSVDEFPMIGELHKVFNQDYPLSHFVNNILDKERTLYIDF